From the Oceanicaulis alexandrii DSM 11625 genome, one window contains:
- a CDS encoding prolyl oligopeptidase family serine peptidase: MMRRWGYHLSAAAAVLALAACSPSEETNMTDTEESGVTDTADLPGAQLNAAIQAETESLEWLEDVEGERALAFATEMNEQSLDRLTSDPRYDTLYNQALEVLQSTDRIPYVGVRNGELWNFWQDADHVKGLWRKTSVESYATDNPEWDVVLDLDALGEAEGHNWVWRGADCLAPDYTRCMITLSDGGSDAAVRREFNMETREFIEDGFVIDETKGSTAWIDADTLLIATALDPAEATQSGYPFVVKRWSRGTPIEEAQVVISGAEDNVGVWPARFEQADGTAYMMAIQAASFFESIYYYLPDGATGEPVQMPLPRKSSPQTLFDGQLVFSIEEDWTPVEGGETYPTGSILSFDMGEFVETGELPAVEVVFTPNERQSIDGVATTANHLLMVINDNVVGGLEAFTRSDSGWTSESVETPENASISIVTADDHSGLAYVNVEGFLEPEALYRLSADLQLDPAKAAPSWFDAEGLVVEQRQAESTDGTMIPYFIVRAEDAEGPQPTLLYAYGGFQVSLTPSYSGTRGRMWLENGGTYVLANIRGGGEFGPAWHQAGLRTNRQRIYDDLIAVAEDLIDDGVTTSDHLAVQGGSNGGLLTGVMYTQRPDLWGAVISQVPLLDMLRFHTLLAGASWQDEYGFPDENAEERAFLRSISPFHNVETGVDYPPMFLLTSTKDDRVHPGHARKLAYLLNEMDQDVLYYENMEGGHSAAANLQESARRLALEYTFLMEELMDEDAESEG, translated from the coding sequence ATGATGCGCCGCTGGGGTTATCACCTGTCCGCCGCCGCCGCCGTTCTGGCGCTCGCGGCCTGTTCGCCGTCCGAAGAAACCAACATGACTGATACTGAGGAGTCCGGCGTGACAGACACCGCCGATCTGCCCGGCGCGCAGCTGAACGCCGCCATCCAGGCGGAAACCGAAAGCCTTGAATGGCTCGAAGACGTTGAAGGCGAACGCGCCCTCGCCTTCGCAACCGAGATGAACGAGCAATCGCTCGACCGCCTCACCTCTGATCCGCGCTATGACACGCTCTACAATCAGGCGCTTGAAGTGCTGCAATCCACCGACCGCATTCCCTATGTGGGCGTGCGTAATGGCGAGCTGTGGAATTTCTGGCAGGACGCCGACCACGTCAAAGGCCTGTGGCGCAAGACCAGCGTCGAGAGCTACGCCACAGATAATCCTGAATGGGATGTGGTGCTCGATCTCGACGCGCTGGGCGAAGCCGAAGGCCATAACTGGGTCTGGCGCGGCGCCGATTGCCTGGCGCCCGATTACACGCGCTGCATGATCACCCTGTCAGATGGCGGGTCAGACGCCGCGGTTCGCCGTGAATTCAACATGGAGACCCGCGAGTTCATCGAAGACGGCTTCGTCATTGATGAAACCAAGGGCTCGACCGCCTGGATTGACGCAGACACGCTTCTGATCGCCACGGCGCTCGATCCGGCTGAAGCCACGCAATCAGGCTATCCCTTCGTGGTGAAGCGCTGGAGCCGCGGCACGCCGATCGAAGAGGCGCAAGTGGTCATCTCCGGCGCCGAGGACAATGTGGGCGTCTGGCCCGCCCGTTTCGAACAGGCGGACGGCACGGCCTACATGATGGCCATCCAGGCCGCGAGCTTCTTTGAAAGCATCTATTATTACCTGCCTGACGGCGCAACTGGCGAGCCGGTGCAAATGCCGCTGCCGCGCAAATCGAGCCCGCAAACCCTGTTTGACGGTCAGCTGGTCTTCTCCATCGAAGAAGACTGGACACCGGTTGAGGGCGGCGAGACCTACCCCACCGGCTCGATCCTCAGCTTTGACATGGGCGAATTTGTCGAGACCGGCGAGCTTCCGGCGGTCGAGGTGGTGTTCACCCCCAATGAGCGTCAGTCCATTGATGGCGTCGCTACCACGGCGAACCATCTGTTGATGGTGATCAATGACAATGTGGTGGGCGGTCTGGAAGCCTTCACACGCTCTGACAGCGGCTGGACCAGCGAAAGCGTCGAGACGCCGGAGAACGCCTCGATCTCCATCGTCACCGCCGATGATCATTCCGGTCTGGCCTATGTGAATGTGGAAGGCTTCCTGGAGCCTGAAGCGCTTTACCGCCTGTCCGCCGATCTGCAACTGGACCCGGCCAAAGCGGCGCCGTCCTGGTTTGACGCCGAAGGCCTTGTGGTCGAACAGCGTCAGGCGGAGAGCACGGACGGCACGATGATCCCGTACTTCATCGTTCGCGCGGAAGACGCCGAAGGCCCGCAGCCCACGCTGCTCTACGCTTATGGCGGCTTCCAGGTCAGCCTGACCCCGTCCTATTCGGGCACCCGTGGCCGGATGTGGCTCGAGAACGGCGGCACTTATGTGCTGGCGAACATCCGCGGCGGCGGCGAATTCGGCCCGGCCTGGCACCAGGCCGGTCTGCGCACCAACCGTCAGCGCATCTATGATGACTTGATCGCGGTCGCCGAAGACCTGATTGATGACGGCGTGACCACGTCTGATCATCTCGCGGTTCAGGGCGGCTCCAATGGCGGGCTGCTGACCGGCGTGATGTACACCCAGCGTCCCGATCTGTGGGGCGCGGTGATCAGCCAGGTGCCGCTTCTGGACATGCTGCGCTTCCACACGCTGCTGGCCGGCGCCAGCTGGCAGGACGAGTACGGCTTCCCCGATGAGAACGCCGAAGAGCGCGCCTTCCTGCGCTCGATCTCGCCCTTCCACAATGTGGAGACCGGCGTCGACTATCCGCCCATGTTCCTTCTGACCTCCACCAAGGATGACCGGGTGCATCCCGGTCATGCTCGTAAACTGGCCTATCTTCTCAATGAGATGGATCAGGATGTCCTCTATTATGAGAACATGGAGGGCGGTCACTCCGCCGCCGCCAACCTTCAGGAAAGCGCGCGCCGACTGGCCCTCGAATACACCTTCCTGATGGAAGAGCTGATGGATGAAGACGCCGAGAGCGAAGGCTAG